From Humisphaera borealis, the proteins below share one genomic window:
- a CDS encoding MFS transporter, with translation MTITAGATMVASPMPTLPRRQLLILLSFVAFISLGLPDGVLGVAWPFMRHDFDLPISRLGWFLSFGVAGYLISSFFAGQLVRWIGVGRILLFSTVLVAASLTGYALSPRWEVILPLALCVGLGSGAIDAALNVFVASAFPARIVSWLHAFYGVGATIGPIAMTAAVTTVTFASPPGWRWGYASLAILQGLTAVGFATTLSMWRTMPSAAGVPSGPQSPVDTKPVLEADAVAGTAETLRHPVVRLHVLTYFIYAGTEVTAGQWLFSLLLESRSLSPATCGAAVTVFWASLTAGRIAFGQAAERFSAVAILRLATCLAPIAAGLMCVRSGGAPLAIMAAGLLGFSLAPMFPMWISLTPARVGERLAAQAIGFQVSAATVGVAVLPSIAGWLARNVGLESIPVFLMATTVALLFINGWTARKVRDAERRPPAVRPQTEVPD, from the coding sequence ATGACAATAACCGCCGGCGCGACTATGGTCGCCTCGCCGATGCCCACTTTGCCGCGCCGCCAACTCCTGATTCTGCTCTCATTCGTCGCGTTTATCAGCCTGGGGCTGCCCGACGGTGTGCTGGGCGTGGCCTGGCCGTTCATGCGGCACGATTTTGACCTGCCCATCAGCCGACTCGGTTGGTTCCTGTCGTTCGGCGTCGCGGGTTACCTGATTTCCTCGTTCTTCGCAGGGCAACTCGTCCGGTGGATTGGCGTTGGCCGGATTCTGCTGTTCAGCACCGTGCTGGTGGCGGCATCGCTGACGGGCTACGCGCTGTCGCCGCGGTGGGAAGTCATCCTGCCGCTGGCGCTGTGCGTGGGCCTGGGTTCTGGGGCGATCGACGCGGCGTTGAACGTCTTTGTCGCGTCGGCGTTCCCGGCGCGGATCGTCAGCTGGCTGCATGCGTTCTATGGCGTCGGTGCGACCATTGGCCCGATCGCCATGACCGCCGCCGTCACCACCGTTACCTTCGCATCCCCGCCCGGCTGGCGATGGGGATACGCGTCACTGGCGATCCTTCAGGGCCTGACGGCGGTCGGGTTTGCCACGACGCTGTCCATGTGGCGGACGATGCCATCGGCGGCGGGCGTCCCTTCCGGACCACAGAGCCCTGTCGACACCAAACCGGTCCTCGAAGCCGACGCCGTCGCCGGTACCGCCGAGACCCTTCGTCATCCCGTCGTCCGCTTGCACGTACTGACCTACTTCATCTACGCCGGTACGGAAGTTACGGCCGGGCAATGGCTCTTCAGTCTGCTGCTGGAGAGCCGCTCCCTGTCGCCGGCCACATGCGGGGCGGCGGTCACAGTCTTCTGGGCGTCGCTGACAGCAGGGCGGATCGCTTTTGGTCAGGCGGCCGAGCGATTCTCCGCCGTTGCGATCCTCCGCCTGGCGACGTGCCTGGCACCGATCGCCGCCGGGCTGATGTGCGTTCGTTCGGGCGGAGCACCTCTGGCGATCATGGCCGCCGGGCTGCTGGGCTTTTCGCTGGCGCCGATGTTTCCGATGTGGATCTCACTCACCCCCGCCCGCGTTGGCGAACGGCTTGCGGCGCAGGCGATCGGCTTCCAGGTGTCGGCTGCGACCGTTGGCGTCGCCGTCCTGCCGAGCATCGCCGGCTGGCTGGCCCGAAACGTCGGGTTGGAGTCCATTCCAGTGTTCCTCATGGCAACGACCGTGGCGCTGCTGTTCATCAACGGTTGGACCGCGCGAAAGGTTCGTGACGCAGAACGACGTCCACCCGCGGTGCGGCCGCAGACCGAGGTGCCCGATTGA
- a CDS encoding phosphopantothenoylcysteine decarboxylase domain-containing protein, translating to MNTPTTKRFLVTAGGTRERIDRVRDWGNVFTGNTGYGIARALSTVGCVDLVTSNRDHQRELAGAGAADALRAVPFTSHGDLRQSLATLMATQRYDAVFMTAAVSDYGPERAYQVIDRKPDPAERGRELWVVKDAHAGKVKSTFDEIAILGRKTVKIVDLFRGEWGYRGMLVKFKLEVGIDREALIRIGQASRLASGADYLVANTLDMVEGPNAGAYLLSDGDEEWVARGDLAERLKVLASSGGPLSRRP from the coding sequence ATGAACACACCGACCACCAAGCGATTCCTCGTCACCGCCGGCGGTACCCGAGAGCGGATTGACCGCGTCCGCGACTGGGGCAACGTCTTCACAGGCAACACGGGCTACGGCATTGCCAGGGCACTGTCGACCGTCGGCTGTGTGGACCTGGTGACGAGCAACCGGGATCATCAGCGCGAGCTGGCCGGGGCAGGCGCGGCCGATGCCTTGCGGGCCGTCCCGTTCACCTCGCACGGGGATCTGAGACAGTCCTTAGCCACGCTGATGGCGACGCAGCGTTACGACGCCGTCTTCATGACCGCCGCGGTATCTGATTATGGACCCGAGCGGGCATACCAGGTGATCGACCGCAAGCCGGACCCCGCCGAACGCGGCAGGGAACTATGGGTGGTGAAGGATGCGCACGCCGGCAAGGTCAAAAGCACCTTCGACGAGATCGCGATTCTGGGCCGAAAGACGGTGAAGATCGTGGACCTCTTTCGCGGCGAGTGGGGATATCGGGGCATGCTGGTGAAGTTCAAACTGGAAGTGGGAATAGACCGGGAAGCGCTGATCCGCATCGGCCAGGCCAGCCGTCTGGCGAGCGGTGCCGATTACCTCGTCGCCAACACACTCGACATGGTCGAAGGGCCCAACGCCGGCGCCTATCTGCTTTCGGACGGCGATGAAGAGTGGGTTGCGCGGGGCGACCTGGCGGAGCGACTCAAGGTGCTCGCGTCCTCCGGTGGTCCGCTGAGTAGGCGGCCGTGA